The proteins below are encoded in one region of Triticum aestivum cultivar Chinese Spring chromosome 1B, IWGSC CS RefSeq v2.1, whole genome shotgun sequence:
- the LOC123102218 gene encoding vacuolar protein sorting-associated protein 60.1-like — translation MLYNQTYNLDQVAFASEGIKDAQQTMTAMKAANKELKGMMKTVRIEDIDSMQDEMMDLMDVSNEIQETLGRSYNVPDDIDEEELMGELDAFEADMDFESNSVPSYLQPDKETDLDSELNLPAAPSGHAAIPANRQQEDELGLPTVPHASIRT, via the exons ATGCTGTACAACCAAACTTATAATCTTGACCAAGTTGCTTTCGCGTCCGAGGGAATTAAAGATGCTCAACAAACT ATGACTGCAATGAAAGCTGCCAATAAAGAGCTGAAAGGGATGATGAAGACTGTCAGGATTGAAGATATAGAT AGCATGCAAGACGAGATGATGGATCTTATGGATGTGAGCAATGAAATACAAGAAACTCTTGGTAGAAGCTACAATGTCCCAGATGATATCGATGAGGAGGAACTTATGGGTG AGCTTGATGCTTTCGAAGCTGATATGGACTTCGAATCAAATTCAGTCCCATCGTACCTCCAACCAGACAAGGAGACAGATCTTGATTCCGAGCTTAACTTACCTGCTGCACCAAGTGGTCATGCAGCAATCCCGGCAAACCGGCAGCAG GAGGATGAACTTGGACTGCCTACGGTGCCGCACGCATCAATTCGTACCTGA